In the Opitutia bacterium genome, one interval contains:
- a CDS encoding PLDc N-terminal domain-containing protein — protein MDPTLEQAVDTAKHHPWIFGVLPHVLTVLGFLLAFFAIARLMSERKQPGNTFAWLLAIAFVPYVGVPLFLLFGGRKLKRLAATKARLCPVVPGAPPSPAANTFAARVLTLNGACPPVGGNRVEFVASGEESFRQLEQQILEAKHTIHIMTFILGRDVVGRRIVKLLAQRAREGVKVRLLLDSLGCFFTNGSFCDPIREAGGEVVSFMPMLPLQTRGSANLRNHRKIAVFDHRLAVIGGRNLATDYMGPTPLKRRFRDFGAVIEGPAVSLLEEIFLADWAYASGQTIATLHDEIPVGVPASAGDSELQIVASGPDVPGDPLYEGILSLVQQAEQSVWIVTPYYIPDEVLQRSLMVQARAGIDVRLVVPARSNHPITDLARKHYLRELQQAGVQVLLYGPGMNHAKAILVDGSAGLWGSANMDLRSLFVNFEVAAVTYSARDTENLAAWMREVFAHSKPMPQPKRPPRFFSTLGEELSRLLAPLL, from the coding sequence ATGGATCCGACACTGGAGCAGGCAGTCGACACCGCGAAGCATCACCCGTGGATCTTCGGCGTGCTGCCGCACGTGCTCACCGTGCTCGGCTTCCTGCTGGCCTTCTTCGCCATCGCGCGCCTGATGAGCGAGCGCAAGCAACCGGGCAACACGTTCGCGTGGCTGCTCGCGATCGCGTTTGTGCCTTACGTCGGCGTGCCGCTGTTTCTCCTTTTCGGCGGACGAAAACTGAAACGCCTCGCCGCCACCAAGGCGCGCCTCTGTCCGGTCGTGCCCGGCGCGCCGCCCTCCCCTGCCGCCAACACGTTCGCCGCGCGCGTGCTCACGCTCAATGGCGCGTGTCCGCCCGTTGGCGGCAATCGCGTCGAGTTCGTCGCCTCGGGCGAGGAATCCTTCCGCCAGCTCGAACAGCAGATTCTCGAGGCGAAGCACACGATCCACATCATGACCTTCATTCTCGGCCGCGACGTCGTGGGTCGCCGCATCGTGAAGCTCCTCGCGCAGCGCGCGCGCGAAGGCGTGAAGGTCCGCCTGTTGCTCGATTCGCTCGGGTGCTTCTTCACCAATGGATCGTTCTGCGACCCGATTCGCGAAGCGGGCGGCGAGGTCGTTTCGTTCATGCCGATGTTGCCGCTGCAAACCCGCGGATCGGCCAACCTGCGCAATCATCGCAAAATTGCCGTGTTCGACCACCGGCTCGCGGTGATCGGCGGACGCAATCTCGCGACCGACTACATGGGCCCGACGCCGTTGAAGCGCCGCTTCCGGGATTTCGGCGCGGTGATCGAGGGACCGGCCGTGAGTTTGCTCGAGGAGATTTTCCTCGCCGACTGGGCCTACGCCAGCGGCCAGACGATCGCCACGCTTCATGATGAGATCCCGGTCGGAGTTCCCGCGTCCGCGGGCGACAGCGAGCTGCAGATCGTCGCGAGCGGGCCGGACGTCCCCGGCGATCCGCTCTACGAAGGCATCCTGTCGCTCGTGCAACAAGCCGAGCAAAGCGTGTGGATCGTCACGCCCTACTACATCCCCGACGAGGTGCTCCAGCGCTCGCTCATGGTGCAAGCCCGCGCCGGCATCGATGTGCGGCTCGTGGTGCCCGCGCGTTCGAATCACCCGATCACCGACCTCGCGCGCAAACACTACCTCCGGGAATTGCAGCAGGCTGGCGTGCAGGTGCTCCTCTACGGTCCGGGCATGAACCACGCGAAAGCCATCCTCGTGGACGGCTCCGCCGGCCTCTGGGGCTCGGCCAACATGGACCTGCGCTCGCTCTTCGTGAACTTCGAGGTCGCCGCCGTGACCTACTCCGCGCGCGACACCGAAAACCTGGCCGCGTGGATGCGCGAAGTGTTCGCGCACAGCAAACCGATGCCGCAGCCCAAGCGTCCACCGAGATTCTTCTCCACCCTCGGCGAGGAACTCAGCCGCCTGCTCGCGCCGTTGCTCTAG
- a CDS encoding SGNH/GDSL hydrolase family protein encodes MWSLVVSGHAAPRWIGTWATAPIPEAPGKDTPALAGATFRQIVHVSLGGNLLRLRLSNAFGATPLKLASVHLALAAPGGALQPGTDRAVKFAGQDAVTIPAGAPLVSDPLEFPLPAQADVAISIHFAAELPATLTAHPGSRTTSFLQPGDALAAAAMPEAQKVERWYFINGLDVLVDAPASSALAILGDSITDGRGTTTDRNNRWPDEFVRRYQSRADLPPLGVLNLGIGGNALVRGGIGPNILARLDRDVLAQSGARWLLVFAGINDIGGRVSARKENREFASAAEIIAGYQQVITRAHSRNLRVIGATITPYAGADFYWTPDGEADRQRINDWIRRSGAFDAMVDFDAAVRDPQSPTRLLPEFDSGDHLHLSPAGYARLGEALEPKLFSP; translated from the coding sequence ATGTGGAGCCTCGTCGTTTCAGGCCACGCTGCGCCGCGCTGGATCGGCACTTGGGCCACGGCGCCCATTCCCGAGGCACCGGGCAAAGACACGCCCGCGCTCGCCGGTGCCACGTTCCGCCAGATCGTCCACGTTTCCCTCGGCGGCAATCTTCTGCGGCTGCGCCTCTCGAATGCCTTCGGCGCGACGCCGCTCAAGCTCGCCAGCGTGCACCTCGCGCTCGCCGCGCCCGGCGGCGCCCTCCAGCCCGGCACCGATCGCGCCGTGAAATTCGCGGGACAAGACGCGGTGACCATTCCCGCTGGCGCCCCGCTCGTGTCGGACCCACTCGAATTCCCGCTCCCGGCGCAGGCGGACGTCGCGATCTCGATCCACTTCGCCGCGGAGCTCCCCGCCACACTCACCGCGCACCCGGGCTCGCGCACCACGTCGTTTCTCCAACCCGGCGACGCGCTCGCTGCCGCCGCAATGCCCGAAGCGCAAAAAGTCGAACGCTGGTATTTCATCAACGGCCTCGACGTGCTCGTCGACGCGCCGGCGTCGTCCGCGCTCGCCATCCTCGGTGACTCGATCACCGACGGACGCGGCACCACTACCGACCGCAACAACCGCTGGCCCGACGAATTCGTGCGCCGTTACCAGTCGCGCGCCGACCTGCCGCCGCTCGGCGTGCTCAACCTCGGCATCGGCGGCAACGCGCTCGTGCGCGGTGGCATCGGCCCGAACATCCTCGCGCGTCTCGACCGCGACGTCCTCGCCCAAAGCGGCGCGCGCTGGCTGCTCGTCTTCGCCGGCATCAACGACATTGGCGGGCGGGTCAGCGCGCGGAAAGAGAACCGCGAATTCGCGTCCGCTGCGGAGATCATCGCCGGTTATCAGCAGGTGATTACCCGCGCGCACAGCCGAAACCTCCGCGTCATCGGCGCAACGATCACGCCCTACGCGGGTGCGGATTTCTATTGGACGCCCGACGGCGAAGCCGACCGCCAGCGGATCAACGACTGGATTCGCCGCAGCGGCGCGTTCGACGCCATGGTCGACTTCGACGCGGCGGTGCGCGACCCGCAAAGCCCGACGCGCCTGCTCCCCGAGTTCGACAGCGGCGATCACCTCCACCTTTCCCCCGCCGGCTACGCGCGCCTTGGGGAAGCCCTCGAGCCAAAACTCTTTTCTCCCTGA
- a CDS encoding glycoside hydrolase family 3 C-terminal domain-containing protein, which produces MSISLPVVTPPYLDPSAPLAARVADLVGRMTLEEKINALGHENGPLERLGIPAYNWWSEACHGVGRNGRATVFPQVIAQAATWNRELIHQIATAVSDEARAKHHAAARAGFHGQQYQGLTFWTPNINIFRDPRWGRGQETYGEDPYLTGELGLMTVRGLQGNDPRYMKVAACAKHFAVHSGPEHERHEFDARPTPKDLHETYLPAFEKLVRGGVEAVMGAYNRVLGEPACASKFLLGEMLRQRWGFRGHVVSDCGAIDDFHRHHKVTPDSAASAALAVRNGCDLNCGCTYNDLILAVRHGQITEAEIDTALGRLLATRFKLGMFDPAETVAYTGIPESVIDSAPHRALARRAAAESFVLLKNQDNLLPLPASPRSLLVVGPTAANVGAMLGNYYGISSRIVTFMEGLVARTPEGCRVKYRPGCPISQDGAPGVNYTFGAAAMSDVVVAVLGLDPTLEGEEGDTVASPVGGDRVRIELPENQRKFLKELRANSKKLILVLTGGSAIAIPDEHELADAVIYAWYAGCEGGAALADVLFGDVAPSGRLPVTVPRRTADLPAFNDYGMRGRTYRFATVEPLYPFGFGLGYAKIAYEALALSRAELKSGDTLEVRATVRNASALQTKETVQCYLLPPAFTPDTPRAILVEFAKVELAPNSSAEVVFKLPSDALRLVNDQGERVWCPGSYQIFVGPASPGPRAQALGAPAPVTAALQLA; this is translated from the coding sequence ATGAGCATTTCGCTGCCCGTGGTCACACCTCCCTATCTCGACCCATCCGCACCGCTCGCCGCGCGTGTCGCCGATCTCGTCGGCCGCATGACCCTCGAGGAGAAGATCAACGCGCTCGGCCACGAGAACGGCCCGCTCGAACGCCTCGGCATTCCCGCCTACAACTGGTGGAGCGAGGCCTGCCACGGCGTCGGCCGCAACGGCCGCGCGACGGTCTTCCCGCAGGTGATCGCGCAAGCCGCCACGTGGAATCGCGAACTGATTCACCAGATCGCCACCGCCGTCTCCGACGAAGCTCGCGCGAAGCACCACGCCGCCGCCCGCGCCGGCTTCCACGGCCAGCAATACCAGGGCCTCACGTTCTGGACGCCCAACATCAATATCTTCCGCGATCCCCGCTGGGGCCGCGGTCAGGAAACCTACGGCGAAGATCCGTATCTGACGGGCGAACTCGGCCTCATGACCGTGCGCGGTCTGCAAGGCAACGACCCGCGCTACATGAAGGTCGCCGCGTGCGCCAAGCACTTCGCCGTCCACTCCGGTCCGGAGCACGAGCGCCATGAATTCGACGCGCGCCCCACGCCGAAGGACCTGCACGAAACCTACCTGCCCGCGTTCGAGAAACTCGTGCGCGGCGGCGTCGAGGCCGTGATGGGCGCCTACAACCGCGTCCTCGGCGAGCCGGCGTGCGCCAGCAAGTTCCTGCTCGGGGAAATGCTCCGGCAGCGCTGGGGCTTCCGCGGCCACGTGGTCAGCGATTGCGGCGCGATCGACGACTTCCATCGCCACCATAAGGTCACGCCGGATTCCGCCGCGTCCGCCGCGCTCGCCGTGCGCAACGGCTGCGATCTCAACTGCGGGTGCACCTACAACGACCTCATCCTCGCGGTGCGCCACGGCCAGATCACCGAGGCGGAAATCGACACGGCGCTCGGCCGCCTGCTCGCGACGAGGTTCAAGCTCGGCATGTTCGACCCCGCCGAGACGGTCGCCTACACGGGCATTCCCGAGAGCGTCATCGACTCCGCGCCGCATCGTGCGCTGGCGCGCCGCGCGGCCGCCGAGTCCTTCGTCCTGCTCAAGAACCAGGACAATTTGCTCCCGCTGCCCGCGTCTCCGCGCAGCCTCCTCGTCGTCGGCCCCACCGCCGCGAACGTCGGCGCGATGCTGGGCAATTACTACGGCATCAGCTCCCGCATCGTCACCTTCATGGAAGGCCTCGTCGCGCGCACGCCGGAAGGTTGCCGCGTGAAATACCGCCCCGGCTGCCCGATCTCGCAGGACGGCGCGCCGGGCGTGAACTACACGTTCGGTGCCGCCGCGATGTCGGACGTCGTTGTCGCCGTGCTCGGCCTCGATCCGACGCTCGAAGGCGAGGAGGGCGACACCGTCGCTTCGCCGGTCGGCGGCGACCGCGTCCGCATCGAGCTGCCGGAGAACCAGCGCAAGTTCCTCAAGGAGCTCCGCGCGAATTCCAAGAAGCTCATCCTCGTGCTCACCGGCGGCAGCGCGATCGCCATCCCCGACGAGCACGAACTCGCGGACGCCGTCATCTACGCGTGGTATGCGGGCTGCGAAGGCGGCGCCGCACTCGCCGACGTGCTCTTTGGCGACGTCGCGCCGTCCGGCCGACTGCCGGTCACCGTGCCGCGTCGCACCGCCGACTTGCCGGCGTTCAACGACTACGGGATGCGCGGACGCACCTATCGCTTCGCCACCGTCGAGCCGCTGTATCCGTTTGGTTTCGGTCTGGGCTACGCGAAGATCGCTTACGAGGCGCTCGCGCTCTCGCGTGCCGAGCTGAAGAGCGGCGACACGCTCGAAGTTCGCGCCACCGTCCGGAACGCGAGCGCGTTGCAGACGAAGGAAACGGTGCAGTGCTACCTGCTGCCGCCGGCCTTCACGCCGGATACCCCGCGGGCCATCCTCGTCGAATTCGCCAAAGTCGAGCTCGCGCCGAATTCGTCCGCCGAAGTCGTGTTCAAGCTCCCGTCCGACGCGCTGCGCCTCGTGAACGATCAAGGCGAGCGCGTCTGGTGCCCGGGTTCCTATCAAATCTTTGTCGGACCGGCGTCGCCCGGTCCGCGAGCGCAAGCACTCGGCGCTCCGGCACCGGTCACCGCGGCGCTCCAGTTGGCTTGA
- a CDS encoding class I SAM-dependent methyltransferase, which translates to MKFQDHFSNQAAVYAQSRPTYPVALFDELARLAPARGLAWDCGSGNGQAAVALAAHFQRVIATEPSEAQLAAATPHARVVYLRSAELAPTVRDHTVDLVTAAQAAHWFDRTKFYAEVKRVLRPGGVVALWSYWLARVTPEIDAVVDRFYAETTGPYWPPERRHIESRYRDFEFPFAEIPFPPLVITREWTSDELVAFLASWSAVDRYRKARGEDPIPAVAAELRARWGDGRRTVSWEMFGRLGRVVA; encoded by the coding sequence GTGAAGTTCCAGGATCATTTCTCGAACCAAGCGGCAGTCTACGCGCAATCGCGCCCAACATACCCGGTGGCGCTGTTCGATGAGTTGGCGCGGCTCGCGCCGGCGCGTGGGCTGGCGTGGGATTGCGGCAGCGGCAATGGACAGGCTGCGGTCGCGCTGGCTGCGCATTTCCAACGCGTGATCGCCACCGAGCCGAGCGAGGCGCAACTTGCCGCGGCGACGCCGCACGCGCGCGTGGTCTATCTGCGCAGCGCGGAACTCGCCCCGACGGTGCGCGATCACACGGTCGATCTCGTCACTGCCGCCCAAGCCGCGCACTGGTTCGACCGCACGAAATTCTACGCGGAGGTGAAACGCGTGCTGCGCCCCGGCGGCGTGGTGGCGCTGTGGAGCTATTGGCTGGCGCGGGTGACTCCCGAGATCGATGCCGTCGTGGACCGTTTCTATGCGGAGACGACGGGGCCGTATTGGCCGCCGGAACGGCGACACATCGAGAGTCGCTATCGTGATTTCGAGTTCCCATTCGCCGAGATTCCTTTTCCGCCGCTCGTGATCACGCGCGAATGGACGTCGGACGAGCTCGTCGCTTTCCTGGCGAGTTGGTCCGCGGTGGACCGTTACCGCAAAGCGCGCGGTGAGGATCCGATTCCGGCCGTCGCCGCGGAGCTGCGCGCGCGGTGGGGCGATGGTCGGCGGACCGTCAGCTGGGAGATGTTCGGACGGTTGGGCCGAGTGGTCGCGTGA
- a CDS encoding DUF5597 domain-containing protein: MKLPLLVTALAFAAPLVGAELPHLRAQGTAKQLIVDGAPFLVRGGELGNSSGEPDYLRPFWPKLKAMNLNTVVAPVYWDVVEREEGKLDFASVDGLLADARAHDMRLVLLWFGSWKNSMSCYAPSWVKADPARFPRSQDSAGRGMEILSPFHAVNRDADARAFTALMQHLKKTDPQHTVIMVQVENEIGMIPEARDRSPEAEKAFAAPVPAALLDYLTKNRATLAPELLATWNAAGGRTSGTWSEVFGAAPAGEEIFMAWHFALYVQTVAAAGKAELPLPMFANAALIRPGYQPGQYPSAGPLPHLIDVWRAAAPALDFLAPDIYFQNFSYWAQAYTRSGNPLFIPEALRAPEAAVNALYAFGQLDAIGFSPFAIESNAEPAAGYLTASYDLVRQLAPLIADKQGRGLMAGFLQESAESKQPQQVRMGKWILRASFERAAPPQLADGLAVVIGTENSALAAGGRAGPAPAGGLMIALGDDEFLFAGIGLTITFASTEPGQQAGILSCAEGRYENGEWKHIRWLNGDQTHQGRHMRLEPGRFSLQRVKLYRYR, translated from the coding sequence ATGAAACTCCCGCTGCTGGTCACCGCGCTGGCGTTCGCCGCTCCGCTCGTTGGCGCCGAGCTCCCACACCTGCGGGCGCAGGGCACGGCGAAGCAACTCATCGTCGACGGCGCGCCGTTTCTCGTGCGCGGTGGCGAATTGGGCAACTCCAGCGGCGAGCCGGATTACCTGCGTCCCTTCTGGCCGAAGCTGAAGGCCATGAATCTCAACACCGTCGTCGCGCCGGTCTACTGGGACGTCGTCGAGCGGGAGGAGGGGAAACTCGATTTCGCCAGCGTCGACGGCCTGCTCGCCGATGCGCGCGCGCACGACATGCGTCTCGTGCTGCTGTGGTTCGGCTCGTGGAAGAACAGCATGTCCTGCTACGCGCCGTCGTGGGTGAAGGCGGACCCCGCGCGCTTCCCGCGTTCGCAGGACTCCGCCGGGCGCGGCATGGAAATCCTCTCGCCGTTCCACGCGGTCAATCGCGATGCCGATGCGCGTGCGTTCACGGCCCTGATGCAGCACCTCAAGAAAACCGACCCGCAGCACACGGTCATCATGGTGCAGGTCGAAAACGAGATCGGCATGATCCCCGAGGCGCGCGACCGCAGTCCCGAAGCCGAGAAGGCGTTTGCGGCGCCGGTGCCGGCTGCCCTGCTGGATTACCTGACAAAGAACCGGGCGACGCTCGCGCCGGAGTTGCTCGCCACCTGGAACGCCGCTGGCGGCCGGACCTCCGGCACGTGGTCCGAAGTCTTCGGCGCGGCTCCGGCGGGCGAGGAGATTTTCATGGCGTGGCATTTCGCGCTCTACGTGCAGACCGTGGCGGCGGCCGGCAAAGCCGAGCTCCCGCTCCCGATGTTCGCCAACGCTGCGCTCATCCGTCCCGGCTACCAACCCGGCCAATATCCGAGCGCGGGGCCGCTGCCGCACCTGATCGACGTCTGGCGCGCCGCCGCGCCGGCGCTCGATTTTCTCGCGCCGGACATCTACTTCCAGAATTTCAGTTACTGGGCGCAGGCCTACACGCGCAGCGGCAATCCGCTGTTCATTCCCGAGGCGTTGCGCGCGCCGGAGGCTGCCGTGAACGCGCTCTACGCCTTCGGCCAGCTCGATGCCATCGGCTTCTCGCCGTTCGCGATCGAGTCCAACGCCGAGCCGGCCGCCGGCTACTTGACCGCGAGCTACGATCTCGTGCGCCAGCTCGCTCCGCTCATCGCCGACAAACAGGGACGCGGCCTCATGGCCGGCTTCCTCCAGGAAAGCGCCGAGAGTAAGCAGCCGCAGCAGGTGCGGATGGGAAAATGGATCCTGCGTGCCTCGTTCGAGCGCGCCGCGCCGCCGCAACTGGCGGACGGCCTCGCCGTCGTGATCGGCACGGAGAATTCCGCTCTCGCCGCCGGCGGTCGCGCCGGTCCCGCACCGGCCGGCGGACTGATGATCGCCCTGGGCGACGACGAGTTTCTCTTCGCCGGCATCGGTCTCACGATCACGTTCGCGTCGACCGAGCCCGGCCAGCAGGCGGGCATCCTCAGCTGCGCCGAGGGCCGCTACGAGAACGGCGAGTGGAAACACATCCGCTGGCTGAACGGCGATCAGACGCACCAAGGTCGGCACATGCGGCTCGAGCCCGGCCGTTTTTCGCTCCAACGCGTGAAGCTTTACCGCTATCGCTGA
- a CDS encoding TonB-dependent receptor, whose amino-acid sequence MKTPSRLGLAFLFAAGGWQLGAQTVAPVTKNVADEETVVLSPFEVQVQKDNGYQATETLAGTRIRTDLKDVGGALSVYTKEFMRDIGATDNSSLLQYTTNAEVAGTRGSYAGLGNGTSMDESGTLRAPGSAQRVRGLAAADNTRDFFITDIPWDSYNVDRIDIQRGPNAILFGLGSPAGIVNATTRNAEFRDKHEVQFRVGSYGSTRSAIDLNQEIIKNVLAVRLDAMWNNEKFQQKPAFQDDRRFYGAVRFDPQLFKDRTWHTSLKAKYENGDIKANRPRVTPPNDSITPWFRAVDTTSLNGGMGKLAVNNGYEVGAALSAVNPWLSGGNIDQQQPAWFIDGLTNALDRIYGGYVNVGARNNDGTVRGANDNLIGQRYAQPFFGLTSLSSYAGIANLPGATYGQYRTASLLDPSVFDFYNKLIDGPTKREWENWNAYNIDLSQTAFDDRLGVQLSYDYQKYKRGGEALLGNSEFSSPTLTIDILKNFQDLATNSNFGRPYVLGGPGGGSSYESERKYTRGSLFGELRARDIFDSPFLVKLLGKHRFNGVYSDEKYFAETRRWQMYANNRAWDSYWTRADGNLNGINNRAPVAVIYLGPSVASQSTAAGANIPNIGAPIGLSDGNLYYFNSTWTSPTGVNFNAPWTIPANLQSMFSPTAGPNYDGVTPYSGYTQVSNPANYVGWNTNYQMNLLRYNNGENLGLLRNASKSMRTTKSYAGTWQGFLWNDAIIPTLGWRYDVVKGRNVTANSVASNRAMVNLNETGAASTLPYALPDSATGLNSNQSYSLFKDHSTSGGVVIHLNKLLEKDPLPINVSLSYNKSSNFQVTNTRRDIYGNLIGNPTGTTKDYGVLLSTKDGKYSFRVVKYETGLKNADTQLDATGLTGTIKNGMNWRNIMLYHMTGYAWSTVTSGTNIRFEWNPAYVNQYGRTVWSQDKVNAGQPAPAGSVLQTDAQSVAQRDASIRAWNDIQKYLTDRGYFSAWNYGVGPTTLAKLTDRATYEANPAAYQPDPTSVYDYRNNPVLQGFAVTADTESKGYELELTANPTRNWRVSFNASKTTAIRTNVGGAELDALVGYLTKQIGTATVHGAAGDMIMFNGHFDDPTNVIWNNGAWKNFRSGYTLMKLQENAAASELRKWRYNFVTNYSFTNGLLKGTGVGGSYRWQDKVVIGYPVLADASGLATFDLSKPYYGPAEKGIDLWVSYERKLTKNIGWKIQANVRNLGNKNGLIPISVQPDGQTWAGVRMQPVEEWFVTNTFTF is encoded by the coding sequence ATGAAAACCCCGTCCAGACTAGGCTTGGCCTTCCTGTTTGCCGCAGGCGGCTGGCAGCTCGGAGCGCAAACCGTCGCTCCTGTTACGAAAAACGTGGCTGACGAAGAAACCGTGGTCCTTTCGCCGTTCGAAGTCCAGGTGCAGAAGGACAATGGCTATCAAGCGACCGAGACCCTCGCCGGCACGCGCATCCGCACCGACCTGAAGGACGTCGGCGGTGCGCTTTCGGTCTACACGAAGGAATTCATGCGCGACATCGGCGCGACCGACAATTCCTCGCTGCTGCAATACACCACCAACGCCGAAGTCGCCGGCACGCGCGGCAGCTATGCCGGCTTGGGCAACGGCACGAGCATGGACGAATCGGGCACCTTGCGCGCGCCGGGCAGCGCTCAGCGCGTGCGCGGGCTCGCAGCGGCGGACAACACTCGCGACTTCTTCATCACGGACATTCCGTGGGACTCCTATAACGTCGACCGCATCGACATCCAGCGCGGCCCGAACGCCATCCTCTTCGGCTTGGGCAGTCCCGCCGGCATCGTCAACGCCACGACGCGCAACGCGGAGTTCCGCGACAAGCACGAAGTCCAGTTCCGCGTCGGCTCCTACGGCAGCACGCGCAGCGCCATCGATCTCAATCAGGAGATCATCAAGAACGTGCTCGCCGTTCGCTTGGACGCCATGTGGAACAACGAGAAGTTCCAGCAAAAGCCGGCCTTCCAGGACGACCGGCGCTTCTACGGTGCCGTGCGCTTCGACCCGCAGCTCTTCAAGGATCGCACGTGGCACACCAGCCTGAAGGCGAAGTATGAGAACGGCGACATCAAGGCCAACCGCCCGCGTGTCACGCCGCCGAACGACAGCATCACGCCGTGGTTCCGCGCCGTCGACACGACCAGCCTCAACGGCGGCATGGGCAAGCTCGCGGTGAACAACGGCTACGAGGTCGGCGCGGCTCTGTCCGCCGTCAACCCGTGGCTCAGCGGCGGCAACATCGACCAGCAACAGCCCGCGTGGTTCATCGACGGTCTCACCAACGCCCTCGATCGCATCTACGGCGGCTACGTCAACGTCGGCGCCCGCAACAACGACGGCACGGTCCGCGGCGCGAATGACAACCTCATCGGCCAGCGTTACGCGCAGCCGTTCTTCGGCCTCACCAGCCTCAGTTCCTACGCCGGCATCGCCAACCTCCCGGGCGCGACCTACGGCCAATACCGCACCGCCTCGCTGCTCGATCCCTCCGTTTTCGACTTCTACAACAAGCTCATCGACGGCCCGACCAAGCGCGAGTGGGAGAACTGGAACGCCTACAACATCGATCTCTCGCAAACCGCGTTCGACGACCGCCTCGGCGTGCAGCTCAGCTACGACTACCAGAAATACAAGCGCGGCGGCGAGGCCCTCCTCGGCAACAGCGAGTTCAGCAGCCCGACGCTCACGATCGACATCCTGAAAAACTTCCAGGATCTCGCCACCAACTCGAACTTCGGCCGCCCCTACGTGCTCGGCGGCCCCGGCGGCGGCAGTTCCTACGAGAGCGAGCGCAAATACACCCGCGGCTCCCTCTTCGGCGAGCTCCGCGCGCGTGACATCTTCGACAGCCCCTTCCTCGTGAAGCTGCTCGGCAAGCACCGCTTCAACGGCGTCTACAGCGACGAAAAATACTTCGCCGAGACCCGCCGCTGGCAGATGTATGCCAACAATCGCGCTTGGGACAGCTACTGGACCCGCGCTGACGGCAATCTCAACGGCATCAACAACCGCGCGCCCGTCGCCGTCATCTACCTCGGGCCTTCCGTCGCCAGTCAGTCGACCGCCGCCGGCGCGAACATCCCGAACATCGGCGCCCCGATCGGCTTGTCCGACGGCAACCTCTATTACTTCAACTCCACGTGGACCAGTCCGACCGGCGTGAACTTCAACGCGCCCTGGACCATCCCCGCCAACCTGCAGTCGATGTTCAGTCCCACCGCGGGCCCGAACTACGACGGCGTCACGCCTTACTCCGGCTACACCCAGGTTTCGAATCCGGCGAACTACGTGGGTTGGAACACCAACTACCAGATGAATCTCCTGCGCTACAACAACGGCGAGAATCTCGGTCTGCTCCGTAATGCCTCCAAGAGCATGCGCACGACCAAGTCCTACGCCGGCACGTGGCAGGGCTTCCTCTGGAACGATGCGATCATCCCGACACTCGGCTGGCGCTATGACGTCGTCAAAGGCCGCAACGTCACCGCCAACTCCGTCGCGAGCAACCGCGCCATGGTCAACCTGAACGAGACCGGCGCCGCCAGCACCTTGCCCTACGCGCTGCCCGACAGCGCCACCGGCCTGAACAGCAACCAGTCCTACTCGCTCTTCAAGGATCACTCGACCTCGGGCGGCGTCGTCATCCACCTGAACAAACTCCTCGAGAAGGACCCGCTGCCGATCAACGTCAGCCTCTCCTACAACAAATCGAGCAACTTCCAGGTCACGAACACGCGCCGCGACATCTACGGCAACCTGATCGGCAACCCGACTGGCACCACCAAGGATTACGGCGTGCTGCTCTCGACCAAGGACGGCAAATACTCGTTCCGCGTCGTGAAATACGAGACCGGCCTCAAGAATGCCGACACCCAACTCGATGCCACCGGCCTCACCGGCACGATCAAGAACGGCATGAACTGGCGCAACATCATGCTCTATCACATGACCGGCTACGCGTGGTCGACGGTCACATCCGGCACCAACATCCGCTTCGAGTGGAATCCGGCCTACGTGAACCAATACGGCCGCACCGTCTGGTCGCAGGACAAGGTCAACGCCGGCCAGCCCGCGCCCGCCGGTTCCGTGTTGCAGACCGACGCGCAGTCGGTCGCCCAGCGCGACGCCTCGATCCGCGCCTGGAACGACATTCAAAAATACCTCACGGATCGCGGCTACTTCTCCGCGTGGAATTACGGCGTCGGGCCCACCACGCTCGCCAAGCTCACGGACCGCGCCACCTACGAGGCCAACCCGGCCGCCTACCAGCCGGATCCCACGAGCGTCTACGACTACCGCAACAACCCGGTCCTCCAAGGCTTCGCGGTCACCGCAGACACCGAGTCGAAGGGCTATGAACTCGAACTCACCGCCAATCCCACCCGGAACTGGCGCGTCAGCTTCAACGCCTCCAAGACCACCGCCATCCGCACCAACGTCGGCGGCGCCGAACTCGATGCGCTCGTCGGCTACCTGACGAAGCAAATCGGCACTGCCACTGTTCACGGCGCGGCCGGCGACATGATCATGTTCAACGGCCACTTCGACGACCCGACCAATGTGATCTGGAACAACGGCGCGTGGAAAAACTTCCGCTCCGGCTATACGCTGATGAAGCTGCAGGAAAACGCCGCCGCCTCCGAGCTCCGCAAGTGGCGCTACAACTTCGTCACGAACTACTCGTTCACGAACGGCCTGCTCAAGGGCACCGGCGTCGGCGGCAGCTACCGCTGGCAGGACAAGGTCGTCATCGGCTACCCGGTTCTCGCCGACGCTTCCGGTCTCGCGACCTTCGATCTCAGCAAGCCCTACTACGGCCCCGCCGAAAAAGGCATCGATCTCTGGGTCAGCTACGAACGCAAGCTCACCAAGAACATCGGCTGGAAGATCCAGGCCAACGTCCGCAACCTCGGCAACAAGAACGGCCTCATCCCGATCTCCGTTCAGCCCGACGGCCAGACGTGGGCCGGCGTCCGCATGCAGCCGGTCGAAGAGTGGTTCGTCACCAATACGTTCACATTCTGA